Within Pseudomonas sp. LBUM920, the genomic segment CACCTGCGCCGGTTGCCGTTTCATCAGCACTTTGCCATTGCGGATTGAGTACAGCGGCAGGCCCTGGCTGCGAATAACTTCGTAGTCGCTGTTTGCCGACAAGATCAGCAAGTTGGCCGGGCGCCCCGGCTCCAGGCCATAACGCTCGCCCAGGGCCATGGCCTTGGCGCTGTTGTCGGTGACCAGGTCCAGAGCACTTTGCAGATTGCGATAGCCGAGCATATGGCAAATGTGCAAACCGGCTTCCAGGACCCGCAGGATGTTGCCGTTGCCCAAGGGGTACCAAGGGTCGACGATCGAATCCTGGCCAAAGCATACGTTCATGCCGGCGTCGAGCAGTTCGTTGACGCGGGTCACGCCGCGGCGTTTCGGGAAGCTGTCGAAGCGGCCTTGCAGGTGAATGCTTTCGGTGGGGCAGGAGACGAAGCTGATTCCTGAGTGCCCCAGCAGGCGAAACAGTTTGGCGCAATACGCATTGTCGTAGGAGCCCATGGCCGTGGTGTGGCTGGCGGTGACGCGTGCGCCCATGTCGCGGCTGCGGGCTTCTTCGGCCAGCACTTCGAGAAAGCGCGAGTGAGGGTCATCGGTTTCGTCGCAGTGCACGTCCACCAGGCAACCCGTGCGTTCGGCCAGGTCCATGAGGAACTTCACCGAGCTGACGCCTTGGTCACGGGTGTACTCAAAGTGCGGAATGCCGCCGACGACGTCGGCGCCCAGGCGAATGGCCTCGGCCATCAACTCGCGGCCATTGCGGTAGGACTCGATGCCTTCCTGGGGGAAGGCGACGATTTGCAAGTCGATCAGGTGCGAGCTGTCTTCGCGTACCTCAAGCATGGCTTTGAGTGCCGTGAGCTCGGGGTCAGTGACGTCGACGTGGGTGCGGACATGCTGAATGCCGTGGGCTGCCAGGGTCTGGATGGTTTTTTTGGCGCGAGTCTTGGTGTCTTCCTGGGTGATCGTGGCTTTACGCTCGCCCCAGCACTCGATGCCTTCGAACAGCGTGCCGCTCATGTTCCAGCGCGGTTCGCCAGCCGTAAGGGTGGCGTCGAGGTGAATGTGGGGTTCAACAAAAGGCGGTATGACCAGGTTGCCAGCGGCGTCCAAATCACCGGCCCTTAAAGCAGGTACCTCGGTTTGCGAAGTGATGCTGGCGATCCGGCCGTGTTCCAGGTGCAGATCATGCAGGCCTTCACGGTTGCGCAGGCGGGCGTTGATGATATGCATGGGCAAGTTCCTCTTGGCTAAAGACAATCAGGCAGTCAGCCGCCAGATCATCAGGGCTATTCCGATGTCCAGGCGGTCGTATGAGTTGCCCAGCGTCAGCCCGCTCAGGGCTTCGATACGCTGGACGCGGTGCGTCACCGTGTTGCGGTGCAGGGCCAGGCGCTGCGCGGCGGCCACAAGGTTACCATTCTCGTGAAACCAGGCTTCCAGGGTCGGCATCAGGCAAGGGCCATGGTGGCGGTCGTGGCGCAACAACGGGCCCAGGCGCTCATTGAGAAACTGGTCGAGCAGGGCGCGATCACGCACGCCACTGAGCAGTTTCAATACGCCGAGTTCGTCATACACACAAAGCCCGGCGCGGTCGCTGAAACGTCGCGCCGCCGCCAAGGCCTGGCGTGCCTCATCCTGCGCCTGAGCCAGGCTCGCGGGTGGGTGGGCAGCGGCACTCAGGCCGATAAACAGTTTCAAAGGGGCCAGCCGCAGGTTCAAGGGGTTAAGCCAGGCAACCCATTGTTGGCGATTGGCCAACGCTTGCACGGCATCGGTGGCCGGCAGCAACAATGTCCAGTGCCCAGCCCTGCCCACAATCGGCAATGCTGCATGATGCTGCGCCGAGAACTGGCGCAATCGACGCGCGATACTGTCGTGCTGCCGGGCCAATTGCGCCTCCGTCTGCGCAGTATCACCCTGGGCAAATAATGCCTCGCCACCCTCCAGTTGCAACTGGACAACCTGCCAATGCCCGGCCAGCGACATGCCCAGCTGCGCTGCCCGATTCAGTAACACCTCAAGGGACTGATAATCACCGGCGAGCAAGCGTTCCAGCACGTCGTGTTGCGAACGGCCCAGTTGCTCGGACTGGATCAGCGCCGAACCAATCGCCTGTGTCACCAGCACCATTTTCAGCGAGTAAGGCTGCTCGATCAGCGGCATGCCGGCCGCTTCGGCGGCGCTCAACAGGCGCTGGGGGATTGTCTGGATATAGGCCGGCCCGGTGAGGATCACCAGACCGGCAACCTGACGCTGGCACGCTTCTTCAAGCAAACGCAGGAGGTTGGGTTCATCGCGTGGGTGATTGATGCCGGTGACGAACACCAACTCGCCGCCCAGTACCCACTCGGCAATCCCGCTGTTTTCCGCGACATACGGCCAGCGCACGGCGTTATCCAGGCCGCTGTCACCTGCGCGCAGGCGCATCGATTCAAGGCCGGGCAGGGCCAGTACATCGGCGACGGTGAGGCTCATGCCGGGGCATCAGCCAGCGGCGCACGCACACGCAGCACGGCGGTCAGCACGACGTAGGTCAGCGACGCGGCAACAATCCCCACCAGTGGCGCCACCCAGGGCGAGTGGAACGCCAGCACCGTGCCCACCGCGTACGCCACCAGCCCAGGCCAATTGAATGCCGGCAGGCGCGTCTCGGCCAGGCGCGGGTACTGGCCGCGATAGCGGTAGAAGAAGTCTGCCATTATCACGCCGCCAATCGGTGGGATCACTGTGCCCAGCAAAATCAGGTAGGGCACCAGCATGTCGTACATGCCGAGCAGCGCCAGCAGGGTGCCGATAACCGCACCGGCCAGGGTCACGGTCTTGCGGCGACGGGTCCGCAGCAAGTTGCAGCCGGCGACGGCAAAGTTATAAATGGTGTTGTCCTGGGTGCTCCAGATATTGAGCAACAACATGGCCATGGCCGCCATCGCGAAGCCTTGCAGCAACAACACTTCCACCACGTCTGGCTGCTGGTAGACGATGGCGCCATAGGCCCCGATCAGTACCATCAAACCATTGCCGATAAAAAATCCGATCAGGCTGGCCAGCACCGCGACCTTGGCCGAACGGGAAAACCGCGTCCAGTTGGTAGCCTGGGTCGCACCGCTGACAAAAGTGCCAAACACCAGTGTGATCGCGGTGGACAAATCCAGCTCGCCTGACGGCACGACTGCCAGCAGGCCGTCCAGCCCGCCGACTTTTACCGTGGCGACCCACATCGACAGAAACAGCAAGATACCCATGGCCGGCACCGCGATGTAGGACAGCACCTCCAGCCCGCGATACCCCACATACGCCGTGGCGCAGAACACCATGCCGAACAGCACCATCAGGCCCAACACGCTGCCCTGGCTAAGCTCGAAATACTTGCCCAGCACCACGGCGGCGGTGGCCGTGCCCCAGGCGTACCAGCCGATCTGGGTAAAGCCGAGGATCAAGTCGCTGAGCTTGCTGCCGACCTCGCCAAAGCAGAAGCGGCCCATCAACACTGAATTCAAGCCACTCTTGAACGCGATGTAACCCAGGCCCGCGGCGTAAATGCCCAGCAACAGGTTACCCAGGGCCACAACGCCGAGCATGTCGGTAAAACTGAACGCTACGCCCAGCTTGCCGCCGGCAAACATGGTCGCGGTGAAAAACGTGAACCCCAGCAGCACCATGGCGGTGGATGCCAGGCCCTTGCGCGCATGCATCGGCACTTCGCTGAGGGGGTAATCGTTGCCCGGTTCTTGCTGAGTCATGGCCCTGCTCCCTGAATGAGTGACGCAGGCCTGTTGCACCGCGCGTGCCAAATCGGCAGAAGTGACAGGCGCACGCAAGATGCTGTGCACCGTGCACAGTATTTATAGCCACATTGGGGAGAGTCGCAGGGAACAGTGGTCTTTGTGCCCAGTCGGGCACGAAAGCGGTGCAGCGGTGATACAAATTGGATCAGCTGCTGCTAAAGGCGCTTGGTCATGTACACGCGGCGCAGACCCTGTTCCACGGCGCGATGGGTTTGCACGTAGCCACGGCGTGTGTACAACGCGATGTTCTCGGTCATGGTTTCATGGGTGTACAGGTAAATCGCTGCGTAGCCGGCGTCGATGGCGCGTCGTTCGGCAAAATCCATCAGCAGTCGTCCGAATCCCAAGCCCTGGGCGTCAGGTGCTACAGCGAGGTTGTCCAGCAGCAAAGCGCCTTCGCCCTTGAGCAGGATAATGAACCCTTGAACCTTCCCGGCGTTGTCCAGCACGTAAACGCCGCCAGCCTCGACCAACAGCTGATAGTCCTCAAGCATCGGCCCGGGCTTGCGGCCGATCCGCTCGATGTAGGGCGAGTAGGCGGCTTCGACAATGGCCTTAATGGCAGCAACGTCATCAGGGATGGCGGGGCGCATCATTGCAGTGTGCTCCTGTAACAAATGACTCAGTCTGCTGGTGCTTCGAAGATCGCCTCGATACTGCGCTCGAACACCTTGGCGATCTTGAACGCCAACGGCAAGCTCGGATCATAGCGGCCGGTTTCGATGGCATTGACGGTCTGGCGCGAAACCTCCAGGCGCTGTGCAAGGTCGGCCTGGGACCAACCCCGTTCGGCGCGCAACTGGCGCAGCTGATTATTCACTGGTAGCGCCTTGTGCCGACGATCGTG encodes:
- a CDS encoding helix-turn-helix transcriptional regulator encodes the protein MNNQLRQLRAERGWSQADLAQRLEVSRQTVNAIETGRYDPSLPLAFKIAKVFERSIEAIFEAPAD
- a CDS encoding PucR family transcriptional regulator, which encodes MSLTVADVLALPGLESMRLRAGDSGLDNAVRWPYVAENSGIAEWVLGGELVFVTGINHPRDEPNLLRLLEEACQRQVAGLVILTGPAYIQTIPQRLLSAAEAAGMPLIEQPYSLKMVLVTQAIGSALIQSEQLGRSQHDVLERLLAGDYQSLEVLLNRAAQLGMSLAGHWQVVQLQLEGGEALFAQGDTAQTEAQLARQHDSIARRLRQFSAQHHAALPIVGRAGHWTLLLPATDAVQALANRQQWVAWLNPLNLRLAPLKLFIGLSAAAHPPASLAQAQDEARQALAAARRFSDRAGLCVYDELGVLKLLSGVRDRALLDQFLNERLGPLLRHDRHHGPCLMPTLEAWFHENGNLVAAAQRLALHRNTVTHRVQRIEALSGLTLGNSYDRLDIGIALMIWRLTA
- the codB gene encoding cytosine permease, producing MTQQEPGNDYPLSEVPMHARKGLASTAMVLLGFTFFTATMFAGGKLGVAFSFTDMLGVVALGNLLLGIYAAGLGYIAFKSGLNSVLMGRFCFGEVGSKLSDLILGFTQIGWYAWGTATAAVVLGKYFELSQGSVLGLMVLFGMVFCATAYVGYRGLEVLSYIAVPAMGILLFLSMWVATVKVGGLDGLLAVVPSGELDLSTAITLVFGTFVSGATQATNWTRFSRSAKVAVLASLIGFFIGNGLMVLIGAYGAIVYQQPDVVEVLLLQGFAMAAMAMLLLNIWSTQDNTIYNFAVAGCNLLRTRRRKTVTLAGAVIGTLLALLGMYDMLVPYLILLGTVIPPIGGVIMADFFYRYRGQYPRLAETRLPAFNWPGLVAYAVGTVLAFHSPWVAPLVGIVAASLTYVVLTAVLRVRAPLADAPA
- a CDS encoding GNAT family N-acetyltransferase, with the translated sequence MMRPAIPDDVAAIKAIVEAAYSPYIERIGRKPGPMLEDYQLLVEAGGVYVLDNAGKVQGFIILLKGEGALLLDNLAVAPDAQGLGFGRLLMDFAERRAIDAGYAAIYLYTHETMTENIALYTRRGYVQTHRAVEQGLRRVYMTKRL
- the codA gene encoding cytosine deaminase; the protein is MHIINARLRNREGLHDLHLEHGRIASITSQTEVPALRAGDLDAAGNLVIPPFVEPHIHLDATLTAGEPRWNMSGTLFEGIECWGERKATITQEDTKTRAKKTIQTLAAHGIQHVRTHVDVTDPELTALKAMLEVREDSSHLIDLQIVAFPQEGIESYRNGRELMAEAIRLGADVVGGIPHFEYTRDQGVSSVKFLMDLAERTGCLVDVHCDETDDPHSRFLEVLAEEARSRDMGARVTASHTTAMGSYDNAYCAKLFRLLGHSGISFVSCPTESIHLQGRFDSFPKRRGVTRVNELLDAGMNVCFGQDSIVDPWYPLGNGNILRVLEAGLHICHMLGYRNLQSALDLVTDNSAKAMALGERYGLEPGRPANLLILSANSDYEVIRSQGLPLYSIRNGKVLMKRQPAQVEFL